One window of the Vigna radiata var. radiata cultivar VC1973A chromosome 1, Vradiata_ver6, whole genome shotgun sequence genome contains the following:
- the LOC106770611 gene encoding probable serine/threonine-protein kinase SIS8 isoform X1 → MKNILKKLHIMSNQSDDGQGATSSKSTKSSDGSSSTTPKKLSNWLHSVSNRQSPSPPSPNLARGERMDPSDSVSSGGLDVVSDSARRDSESSASRDPEVEEEYQIQLALELSAKEDPEAVQIEAVKQISLGSCDPDNTPAEVVAYRYWNYNALGYDDKISDGFYDLYGILTESTSARMPSLVDLQGKSTSVDVTWEAVLVNRAADSNLLKLEQEAMKMAASSGKDFEVVVNSNLVHKLAIMVADYMGGSVKDPESMSRAWRSLSYSLKATLGSMVLPLGSLTIGLARHRALLFKVLADSLGIPCRLVKGLQYMGSDDVAMNFVKIDDGREYIVDLMAAPGALIPSDATASHIECDGSSFVASPSSRELDSSNVASFSSGVGSSSEETSDCGGKESGLSGFATGKEELKKPSNESKSTPYAEKIRVKDSSGRTNYPYSHGRSPSWTEGISSPAARRMKVKDVSQYMIDAAKENPNLAQKLHDVLLESGVVAPPNLFSEMYHGQLGTPTGTNFPTEQKDENKQPSVQQEIKTDDNLVPARFLPPLPYHKILRKATPGSHLDSKPVDGLGIGLPLDTGETAGQNIPSQAEAARVKYGKNVPVAAAAAAAAAVVASSMVVAAAKSNTDSNLEIPVAAAATATAAAVVATTAAVSKYEQDSRSDGDTEGGGSESKGSGDGEPNPLGENSEGERKSDRSVSNDSNKSDSALDEVAEYDIPWEEIKMGERIGLGSYGEVYRGEWHGTEVAVKKFLYQDISGELLEEFKSEVQIMKRLRHPNVVLFMGAVTRPPNLSIVSEFLPRGSLYRLIHRPNNQLDERRRLRMALDAARGMNYLHSSTPVIVHRDLKSPNLLVDKNWVVKVCDFGLSRMKHSTFLSSRSTAGTAEWMAPEVLRNELSDEKCDVFSYGVILWELSTLQQPWGGMNPMQVVGAVGFQHRRLDIPDDVDPAIADIIRQCWQTDPKLRPTFAEIMAALKPLQRPITASQVPRSSAQSSRVAEFPAG, encoded by the exons ATGAAGAACATTCTTAAGAAGCTTCATATCATGTCTAACCAATCAGATGATGGACAGGGGGCTACTTCATCAAAGAGCACCAAGTCCAGTGACGGTTCATCTTCCACTACCCCTAAGAAGCTTTCGAATTGGTTGCATTCAGTTTCTAATAGGCAGAGTCCCAGTCCTCCGTCTCCTAATCTAGCCAGAGGAGAAAGAATGGACCCATCTGATTCAGTGAGCAGTGGTGGTTTGGATGTTGTGTCTGATTCAGCAAGGCGTGATTCGGAGTCTAGCGCGTCTAGGGATCCTGAAGTGGAAGAGGAATATCAGATACAACTGGCTTTGGAGCTGAGTGCAAAAGAGGATCCTGAGGCTGTACAGATTGAAGCTGTTAAGCAGATCAGTTTGGGATCTTGTGACCCTGATAATACACCAGCTGAAGTTGTGGCCTACCGGTATTGG AATTACAATGCTCTTGGTTATGATGACAAGATCTCAGATGGTTTCTATGATCTGTATGGGATCTTGACTGAGTCAACCTCTGCAAGAATGCCTTCTCTGGTAGATCTGCAAGGAAAATCAACCTCAGTTGATGTCACATGGGAAGCAGTCTTGGTCAATAGGGCTGCTGATTCCAACTTGTTGAAACTTGAACAAGAAGCCATGAAGATGGCTGCCAGTTCAGGAAAAGATTTTGAAGTAGTTGTAAATAGCAATTTGGTACACAAGCTTGCAATAATGGTGGCTGACTATATGGGTGGATCAGTTAAAGATCCTGAAAGCATGTCTAGAGCCTGGAGGAGTCTTAGTTACAGTCTAAAAGCCACCCTTGGCAGCATGGTTTTGCCTCTGGGTTCACTGACCATTGGATTGGCTCGGCATCGTGCATTGTTATTCAAG GTTTTAGCTGACAGTTTGGGCATTCCGTGTCGATTGGTGAAAGGACTGCAGTATATGGGTTCCGATGATGTGGCAATGAACTTTGTCAAGATTGATGATGGAAG GGAGTACATTGTGGACCTAATGGCAGCTCCTGGAGCACTTATTCCATCTGATGCTACTGCATCACACATTGAATGCGATGGATCTTCCTTTGTGGCCAGTCCTTCATCAAGAGAGCTAGATTCGTCCAATGTAGCATCATTCAGTAGCGGGGTTGGAAGTTCATCTGAAGAAACTTCAGACTGTGGAGGGAAAGAATCTGGTTTGAGTGGGTTTGCTACAGGCAAGGAAGAATTAAAGAAACCATCAAATGAATCCAAAAGTACCCCCTATGCAGAGAAGATCAGAGTGAAGGATTCTTCCGGCAGAACTAACTATCCATACTCGCATGGACGATCTCCTTCTTGGACTGAGGGCATCAGTTCCCCTGCAGCACGTAGAATGAAAGTCAAAGATGTTTCCCAATACATGATTGATGCTGCTAAGGAGAATCCTAACTTGGCTCAAAAACTTCATGACGTTTTACTTGAAAGTGGTGTTGTTGCACCTCCAAACTTATTTTCTGAAATGTATCATGGGCAGTTAGGTACTCCAACTGGGACCAATTTTCCAACTGAAcagaaagatgaaaataaacaaCCAAGTGTGCAGCAAGAGATTAAGACTGATGACAACCTAGTTCCTGCTCGATTTTTGCCTCCTTTGCCTTACCACAAAATTCTTCGCAAAGCAACTCCTGGCAGTCATCTGGATTCTAAGCCTGTAGATGGCTTAGGAATTGGTCTTCCCCTTGATACAGGGGAAACTGCTGGACAGAACATACCATCTCAGGCAGAAGCAGCTCGGGTAAAGTATGGGAAAAATGTCCCAGTGGCAGCGGCTGCAGCTGCTGCAGCTGCTGTTGTTGCATCTTCTATGGTAGTTGCAGCGGCAAAATCAAACACTGACTCTAATCTTGAGATTCCTGTAGCAGCAGCTGCTACTGCTACTGCTGCAGCTGTTGTAGCAACCACTGCTGCTGTCAGTAAGTATGAGCAGGATAGTCGAAGTGATGGGGATACAGAGGGTGGTGGTTCTGAGTCAAAGGGTAGTGGTGATGGAGAGCCTAATCCTTTAGGAGAAAACTCGGAAGGTGAGAGAAAATCTGACAGATCAGTAAGTAATGACAGCAACAAATCTGATTCTGCACTGGATGAGGTTGCCGAGTATGACATTCCATGGGAGGAAATCAAAATGGGAGAGCGTATTGGACTAG GATCATATGGGGAAGTTTACCGTGGTGAATGGCATGGAACT gAAGTTGCCGTAAAAAAGTTCTTATATCAAGATATCTCTGGTGAATTACTTGAAGAGTTCAAAAGTGAG GTCCAAATAATGAAAAGACTGAGGCATCCAAATGTTGTTCTCTTCATGGGAGCAGTAACTCGGCCTCCAAATCTTTCAATTGTTTCTGAATTTCTTCCTAG AGGGAGTTTGTATAGATTAATTCACCGACCTAACAATCAATTAGATGAGCGAAGGCGGTTGCGGATGGCCCTTGATGCT GCCCGAGGAATGAACTATCTGCACAGCAGTACTCCAGTGATAGTGCATCGTGATTTGAAGTCCCCGAATCTTCTTGTTGACAAAAACTGGGTTGTAAAG GTATGTGATTTTGGCTTATCACGAATGAAGCATAGCACCTTCCTTTCTTCCAGATCAACTGCGGGAACA GCTGAATGGATGGCTCCAGAAGTGTTGAGAAATGAACTTTCAGATGAAAA GTGCGACGTTTTCAGCTATGGCGTCATATTGTGGGAGCTCTCTACATTGCAGCAACCCTGGGGAGGAATGAATCCAATGCAAGTTGTTGGTGCAGTGGGTTTCCAACATCGCCGTCTAGACATTCCAGATGATGTAGACCCTGCCATTGCAGATATTATCAGACAATGCTGGCAGAC AGATCCAAAGCTGAGGCCAACATTTGCTGAAATCATGGCTGCTCTGAAGCCATTGCAGAGGCCAATTACTGCTTCTCAAGTGCCTAGATCAAGTGCTCAGTCATCACGAGTTGCTGAATTTCCCGCAGGATAG
- the LOC106770611 gene encoding probable serine/threonine-protein kinase SIS8 isoform X4: MKNILKKLHIMSNQSDDGQGATSSKSTKSSDGSSSTTPKKLSNWLHSVSNRQSPSPPSPNLARGERMDPSDSVSSGGLDVVSDSARRDSESSASRDPEVEEEYQIQLALELSAKEDPEAVQIEAVKQISLGSCDPDNTPAEVVAYRYWNYNALGYDDKISDGFYDLYGILTESTSARMPSLVDLQGKSTSVDVTWEAVLVNRAADSNLLKLEQEAMKMAASSGKDFEVVVNSNLVHKLAIMVADYMGGSVKDPESMSRAWRSLSYSLKATLGSMVLPLGSLTIGLARHRALLFKVLADSLGIPCRLVKGLQYMGSDDVAMNFVKIDDGREYIVDLMAAPGALIPSDATASHIECDGSSFVASPSSRELDSSNVASFSSGVGSSSEETSDCGGKESGLSGFATGKEELKKPSNESKSTPYAEKIRVKDSSGRTNYPYSHGRSPSWTEGISSPAARRMKVKDVSQYMIDAAKENPNLAQKLHDVLLESGVVAPPNLFSEMYHGQLGTPTGTNFPTEQKDENKQPSVQQEIKTDDNLVPARFLPPLPYHKILRKATPGSHLDSKPVDGLGIGLPLDTGETAGQNIPSQAEAARVKYGKNVPVAAAAAAAAAVVASSMVVAAAKSNTDSNLEIPVAAAATATAAAVVATTAAVSKYEQDSRSDGDTEGGGSESKGSGDGEPNPLGENSEGERKSDRSVSNDSNKSDSALDEVAEYDIPWEEIKMGERIGLGSYGEVYRGEWHGTEVAVKKFLYQDISGELLEEFKSEVQIMKRLRHPNVVLFMGAVTRPPNLSIVSEFLPRLVT, from the exons ATGAAGAACATTCTTAAGAAGCTTCATATCATGTCTAACCAATCAGATGATGGACAGGGGGCTACTTCATCAAAGAGCACCAAGTCCAGTGACGGTTCATCTTCCACTACCCCTAAGAAGCTTTCGAATTGGTTGCATTCAGTTTCTAATAGGCAGAGTCCCAGTCCTCCGTCTCCTAATCTAGCCAGAGGAGAAAGAATGGACCCATCTGATTCAGTGAGCAGTGGTGGTTTGGATGTTGTGTCTGATTCAGCAAGGCGTGATTCGGAGTCTAGCGCGTCTAGGGATCCTGAAGTGGAAGAGGAATATCAGATACAACTGGCTTTGGAGCTGAGTGCAAAAGAGGATCCTGAGGCTGTACAGATTGAAGCTGTTAAGCAGATCAGTTTGGGATCTTGTGACCCTGATAATACACCAGCTGAAGTTGTGGCCTACCGGTATTGG AATTACAATGCTCTTGGTTATGATGACAAGATCTCAGATGGTTTCTATGATCTGTATGGGATCTTGACTGAGTCAACCTCTGCAAGAATGCCTTCTCTGGTAGATCTGCAAGGAAAATCAACCTCAGTTGATGTCACATGGGAAGCAGTCTTGGTCAATAGGGCTGCTGATTCCAACTTGTTGAAACTTGAACAAGAAGCCATGAAGATGGCTGCCAGTTCAGGAAAAGATTTTGAAGTAGTTGTAAATAGCAATTTGGTACACAAGCTTGCAATAATGGTGGCTGACTATATGGGTGGATCAGTTAAAGATCCTGAAAGCATGTCTAGAGCCTGGAGGAGTCTTAGTTACAGTCTAAAAGCCACCCTTGGCAGCATGGTTTTGCCTCTGGGTTCACTGACCATTGGATTGGCTCGGCATCGTGCATTGTTATTCAAG GTTTTAGCTGACAGTTTGGGCATTCCGTGTCGATTGGTGAAAGGACTGCAGTATATGGGTTCCGATGATGTGGCAATGAACTTTGTCAAGATTGATGATGGAAG GGAGTACATTGTGGACCTAATGGCAGCTCCTGGAGCACTTATTCCATCTGATGCTACTGCATCACACATTGAATGCGATGGATCTTCCTTTGTGGCCAGTCCTTCATCAAGAGAGCTAGATTCGTCCAATGTAGCATCATTCAGTAGCGGGGTTGGAAGTTCATCTGAAGAAACTTCAGACTGTGGAGGGAAAGAATCTGGTTTGAGTGGGTTTGCTACAGGCAAGGAAGAATTAAAGAAACCATCAAATGAATCCAAAAGTACCCCCTATGCAGAGAAGATCAGAGTGAAGGATTCTTCCGGCAGAACTAACTATCCATACTCGCATGGACGATCTCCTTCTTGGACTGAGGGCATCAGTTCCCCTGCAGCACGTAGAATGAAAGTCAAAGATGTTTCCCAATACATGATTGATGCTGCTAAGGAGAATCCTAACTTGGCTCAAAAACTTCATGACGTTTTACTTGAAAGTGGTGTTGTTGCACCTCCAAACTTATTTTCTGAAATGTATCATGGGCAGTTAGGTACTCCAACTGGGACCAATTTTCCAACTGAAcagaaagatgaaaataaacaaCCAAGTGTGCAGCAAGAGATTAAGACTGATGACAACCTAGTTCCTGCTCGATTTTTGCCTCCTTTGCCTTACCACAAAATTCTTCGCAAAGCAACTCCTGGCAGTCATCTGGATTCTAAGCCTGTAGATGGCTTAGGAATTGGTCTTCCCCTTGATACAGGGGAAACTGCTGGACAGAACATACCATCTCAGGCAGAAGCAGCTCGGGTAAAGTATGGGAAAAATGTCCCAGTGGCAGCGGCTGCAGCTGCTGCAGCTGCTGTTGTTGCATCTTCTATGGTAGTTGCAGCGGCAAAATCAAACACTGACTCTAATCTTGAGATTCCTGTAGCAGCAGCTGCTACTGCTACTGCTGCAGCTGTTGTAGCAACCACTGCTGCTGTCAGTAAGTATGAGCAGGATAGTCGAAGTGATGGGGATACAGAGGGTGGTGGTTCTGAGTCAAAGGGTAGTGGTGATGGAGAGCCTAATCCTTTAGGAGAAAACTCGGAAGGTGAGAGAAAATCTGACAGATCAGTAAGTAATGACAGCAACAAATCTGATTCTGCACTGGATGAGGTTGCCGAGTATGACATTCCATGGGAGGAAATCAAAATGGGAGAGCGTATTGGACTAG GATCATATGGGGAAGTTTACCGTGGTGAATGGCATGGAACT gAAGTTGCCGTAAAAAAGTTCTTATATCAAGATATCTCTGGTGAATTACTTGAAGAGTTCAAAAGTGAG GTCCAAATAATGAAAAGACTGAGGCATCCAAATGTTGTTCTCTTCATGGGAGCAGTAACTCGGCCTCCAAATCTTTCAATTGTTTCTGAATTTCTTCCTAG GCTGGTAACGTAA
- the LOC106770611 gene encoding probable serine/threonine-protein kinase SIS8 isoform X2 has product MDPSDSVSSGGLDVVSDSARRDSESSASRDPEVEEEYQIQLALELSAKEDPEAVQIEAVKQISLGSCDPDNTPAEVVAYRYWNYNALGYDDKISDGFYDLYGILTESTSARMPSLVDLQGKSTSVDVTWEAVLVNRAADSNLLKLEQEAMKMAASSGKDFEVVVNSNLVHKLAIMVADYMGGSVKDPESMSRAWRSLSYSLKATLGSMVLPLGSLTIGLARHRALLFKVLADSLGIPCRLVKGLQYMGSDDVAMNFVKIDDGREYIVDLMAAPGALIPSDATASHIECDGSSFVASPSSRELDSSNVASFSSGVGSSSEETSDCGGKESGLSGFATGKEELKKPSNESKSTPYAEKIRVKDSSGRTNYPYSHGRSPSWTEGISSPAARRMKVKDVSQYMIDAAKENPNLAQKLHDVLLESGVVAPPNLFSEMYHGQLGTPTGTNFPTEQKDENKQPSVQQEIKTDDNLVPARFLPPLPYHKILRKATPGSHLDSKPVDGLGIGLPLDTGETAGQNIPSQAEAARVKYGKNVPVAAAAAAAAAVVASSMVVAAAKSNTDSNLEIPVAAAATATAAAVVATTAAVSKYEQDSRSDGDTEGGGSESKGSGDGEPNPLGENSEGERKSDRSVSNDSNKSDSALDEVAEYDIPWEEIKMGERIGLGSYGEVYRGEWHGTEVAVKKFLYQDISGELLEEFKSEVQIMKRLRHPNVVLFMGAVTRPPNLSIVSEFLPRGSLYRLIHRPNNQLDERRRLRMALDAARGMNYLHSSTPVIVHRDLKSPNLLVDKNWVVKVCDFGLSRMKHSTFLSSRSTAGTAEWMAPEVLRNELSDEKCDVFSYGVILWELSTLQQPWGGMNPMQVVGAVGFQHRRLDIPDDVDPAIADIIRQCWQTDPKLRPTFAEIMAALKPLQRPITASQVPRSSAQSSRVAEFPAG; this is encoded by the exons ATGGACCCATCTGATTCAGTGAGCAGTGGTGGTTTGGATGTTGTGTCTGATTCAGCAAGGCGTGATTCGGAGTCTAGCGCGTCTAGGGATCCTGAAGTGGAAGAGGAATATCAGATACAACTGGCTTTGGAGCTGAGTGCAAAAGAGGATCCTGAGGCTGTACAGATTGAAGCTGTTAAGCAGATCAGTTTGGGATCTTGTGACCCTGATAATACACCAGCTGAAGTTGTGGCCTACCGGTATTGG AATTACAATGCTCTTGGTTATGATGACAAGATCTCAGATGGTTTCTATGATCTGTATGGGATCTTGACTGAGTCAACCTCTGCAAGAATGCCTTCTCTGGTAGATCTGCAAGGAAAATCAACCTCAGTTGATGTCACATGGGAAGCAGTCTTGGTCAATAGGGCTGCTGATTCCAACTTGTTGAAACTTGAACAAGAAGCCATGAAGATGGCTGCCAGTTCAGGAAAAGATTTTGAAGTAGTTGTAAATAGCAATTTGGTACACAAGCTTGCAATAATGGTGGCTGACTATATGGGTGGATCAGTTAAAGATCCTGAAAGCATGTCTAGAGCCTGGAGGAGTCTTAGTTACAGTCTAAAAGCCACCCTTGGCAGCATGGTTTTGCCTCTGGGTTCACTGACCATTGGATTGGCTCGGCATCGTGCATTGTTATTCAAG GTTTTAGCTGACAGTTTGGGCATTCCGTGTCGATTGGTGAAAGGACTGCAGTATATGGGTTCCGATGATGTGGCAATGAACTTTGTCAAGATTGATGATGGAAG GGAGTACATTGTGGACCTAATGGCAGCTCCTGGAGCACTTATTCCATCTGATGCTACTGCATCACACATTGAATGCGATGGATCTTCCTTTGTGGCCAGTCCTTCATCAAGAGAGCTAGATTCGTCCAATGTAGCATCATTCAGTAGCGGGGTTGGAAGTTCATCTGAAGAAACTTCAGACTGTGGAGGGAAAGAATCTGGTTTGAGTGGGTTTGCTACAGGCAAGGAAGAATTAAAGAAACCATCAAATGAATCCAAAAGTACCCCCTATGCAGAGAAGATCAGAGTGAAGGATTCTTCCGGCAGAACTAACTATCCATACTCGCATGGACGATCTCCTTCTTGGACTGAGGGCATCAGTTCCCCTGCAGCACGTAGAATGAAAGTCAAAGATGTTTCCCAATACATGATTGATGCTGCTAAGGAGAATCCTAACTTGGCTCAAAAACTTCATGACGTTTTACTTGAAAGTGGTGTTGTTGCACCTCCAAACTTATTTTCTGAAATGTATCATGGGCAGTTAGGTACTCCAACTGGGACCAATTTTCCAACTGAAcagaaagatgaaaataaacaaCCAAGTGTGCAGCAAGAGATTAAGACTGATGACAACCTAGTTCCTGCTCGATTTTTGCCTCCTTTGCCTTACCACAAAATTCTTCGCAAAGCAACTCCTGGCAGTCATCTGGATTCTAAGCCTGTAGATGGCTTAGGAATTGGTCTTCCCCTTGATACAGGGGAAACTGCTGGACAGAACATACCATCTCAGGCAGAAGCAGCTCGGGTAAAGTATGGGAAAAATGTCCCAGTGGCAGCGGCTGCAGCTGCTGCAGCTGCTGTTGTTGCATCTTCTATGGTAGTTGCAGCGGCAAAATCAAACACTGACTCTAATCTTGAGATTCCTGTAGCAGCAGCTGCTACTGCTACTGCTGCAGCTGTTGTAGCAACCACTGCTGCTGTCAGTAAGTATGAGCAGGATAGTCGAAGTGATGGGGATACAGAGGGTGGTGGTTCTGAGTCAAAGGGTAGTGGTGATGGAGAGCCTAATCCTTTAGGAGAAAACTCGGAAGGTGAGAGAAAATCTGACAGATCAGTAAGTAATGACAGCAACAAATCTGATTCTGCACTGGATGAGGTTGCCGAGTATGACATTCCATGGGAGGAAATCAAAATGGGAGAGCGTATTGGACTAG GATCATATGGGGAAGTTTACCGTGGTGAATGGCATGGAACT gAAGTTGCCGTAAAAAAGTTCTTATATCAAGATATCTCTGGTGAATTACTTGAAGAGTTCAAAAGTGAG GTCCAAATAATGAAAAGACTGAGGCATCCAAATGTTGTTCTCTTCATGGGAGCAGTAACTCGGCCTCCAAATCTTTCAATTGTTTCTGAATTTCTTCCTAG AGGGAGTTTGTATAGATTAATTCACCGACCTAACAATCAATTAGATGAGCGAAGGCGGTTGCGGATGGCCCTTGATGCT GCCCGAGGAATGAACTATCTGCACAGCAGTACTCCAGTGATAGTGCATCGTGATTTGAAGTCCCCGAATCTTCTTGTTGACAAAAACTGGGTTGTAAAG GTATGTGATTTTGGCTTATCACGAATGAAGCATAGCACCTTCCTTTCTTCCAGATCAACTGCGGGAACA GCTGAATGGATGGCTCCAGAAGTGTTGAGAAATGAACTTTCAGATGAAAA GTGCGACGTTTTCAGCTATGGCGTCATATTGTGGGAGCTCTCTACATTGCAGCAACCCTGGGGAGGAATGAATCCAATGCAAGTTGTTGGTGCAGTGGGTTTCCAACATCGCCGTCTAGACATTCCAGATGATGTAGACCCTGCCATTGCAGATATTATCAGACAATGCTGGCAGAC AGATCCAAAGCTGAGGCCAACATTTGCTGAAATCATGGCTGCTCTGAAGCCATTGCAGAGGCCAATTACTGCTTCTCAAGTGCCTAGATCAAGTGCTCAGTCATCACGAGTTGCTGAATTTCCCGCAGGATAG
- the LOC106770611 gene encoding probable serine/threonine-protein kinase SIS8 isoform X3, which produces MPSLVDLQGKSTSVDVTWEAVLVNRAADSNLLKLEQEAMKMAASSGKDFEVVVNSNLVHKLAIMVADYMGGSVKDPESMSRAWRSLSYSLKATLGSMVLPLGSLTIGLARHRALLFKVLADSLGIPCRLVKGLQYMGSDDVAMNFVKIDDGREYIVDLMAAPGALIPSDATASHIECDGSSFVASPSSRELDSSNVASFSSGVGSSSEETSDCGGKESGLSGFATGKEELKKPSNESKSTPYAEKIRVKDSSGRTNYPYSHGRSPSWTEGISSPAARRMKVKDVSQYMIDAAKENPNLAQKLHDVLLESGVVAPPNLFSEMYHGQLGTPTGTNFPTEQKDENKQPSVQQEIKTDDNLVPARFLPPLPYHKILRKATPGSHLDSKPVDGLGIGLPLDTGETAGQNIPSQAEAARVKYGKNVPVAAAAAAAAAVVASSMVVAAAKSNTDSNLEIPVAAAATATAAAVVATTAAVSKYEQDSRSDGDTEGGGSESKGSGDGEPNPLGENSEGERKSDRSVSNDSNKSDSALDEVAEYDIPWEEIKMGERIGLGSYGEVYRGEWHGTEVAVKKFLYQDISGELLEEFKSEVQIMKRLRHPNVVLFMGAVTRPPNLSIVSEFLPRGSLYRLIHRPNNQLDERRRLRMALDAARGMNYLHSSTPVIVHRDLKSPNLLVDKNWVVKVCDFGLSRMKHSTFLSSRSTAGTAEWMAPEVLRNELSDEKCDVFSYGVILWELSTLQQPWGGMNPMQVVGAVGFQHRRLDIPDDVDPAIADIIRQCWQTDPKLRPTFAEIMAALKPLQRPITASQVPRSSAQSSRVAEFPAG; this is translated from the exons ATGCCTTCTCTGGTAGATCTGCAAGGAAAATCAACCTCAGTTGATGTCACATGGGAAGCAGTCTTGGTCAATAGGGCTGCTGATTCCAACTTGTTGAAACTTGAACAAGAAGCCATGAAGATGGCTGCCAGTTCAGGAAAAGATTTTGAAGTAGTTGTAAATAGCAATTTGGTACACAAGCTTGCAATAATGGTGGCTGACTATATGGGTGGATCAGTTAAAGATCCTGAAAGCATGTCTAGAGCCTGGAGGAGTCTTAGTTACAGTCTAAAAGCCACCCTTGGCAGCATGGTTTTGCCTCTGGGTTCACTGACCATTGGATTGGCTCGGCATCGTGCATTGTTATTCAAG GTTTTAGCTGACAGTTTGGGCATTCCGTGTCGATTGGTGAAAGGACTGCAGTATATGGGTTCCGATGATGTGGCAATGAACTTTGTCAAGATTGATGATGGAAG GGAGTACATTGTGGACCTAATGGCAGCTCCTGGAGCACTTATTCCATCTGATGCTACTGCATCACACATTGAATGCGATGGATCTTCCTTTGTGGCCAGTCCTTCATCAAGAGAGCTAGATTCGTCCAATGTAGCATCATTCAGTAGCGGGGTTGGAAGTTCATCTGAAGAAACTTCAGACTGTGGAGGGAAAGAATCTGGTTTGAGTGGGTTTGCTACAGGCAAGGAAGAATTAAAGAAACCATCAAATGAATCCAAAAGTACCCCCTATGCAGAGAAGATCAGAGTGAAGGATTCTTCCGGCAGAACTAACTATCCATACTCGCATGGACGATCTCCTTCTTGGACTGAGGGCATCAGTTCCCCTGCAGCACGTAGAATGAAAGTCAAAGATGTTTCCCAATACATGATTGATGCTGCTAAGGAGAATCCTAACTTGGCTCAAAAACTTCATGACGTTTTACTTGAAAGTGGTGTTGTTGCACCTCCAAACTTATTTTCTGAAATGTATCATGGGCAGTTAGGTACTCCAACTGGGACCAATTTTCCAACTGAAcagaaagatgaaaataaacaaCCAAGTGTGCAGCAAGAGATTAAGACTGATGACAACCTAGTTCCTGCTCGATTTTTGCCTCCTTTGCCTTACCACAAAATTCTTCGCAAAGCAACTCCTGGCAGTCATCTGGATTCTAAGCCTGTAGATGGCTTAGGAATTGGTCTTCCCCTTGATACAGGGGAAACTGCTGGACAGAACATACCATCTCAGGCAGAAGCAGCTCGGGTAAAGTATGGGAAAAATGTCCCAGTGGCAGCGGCTGCAGCTGCTGCAGCTGCTGTTGTTGCATCTTCTATGGTAGTTGCAGCGGCAAAATCAAACACTGACTCTAATCTTGAGATTCCTGTAGCAGCAGCTGCTACTGCTACTGCTGCAGCTGTTGTAGCAACCACTGCTGCTGTCAGTAAGTATGAGCAGGATAGTCGAAGTGATGGGGATACAGAGGGTGGTGGTTCTGAGTCAAAGGGTAGTGGTGATGGAGAGCCTAATCCTTTAGGAGAAAACTCGGAAGGTGAGAGAAAATCTGACAGATCAGTAAGTAATGACAGCAACAAATCTGATTCTGCACTGGATGAGGTTGCCGAGTATGACATTCCATGGGAGGAAATCAAAATGGGAGAGCGTATTGGACTAG GATCATATGGGGAAGTTTACCGTGGTGAATGGCATGGAACT gAAGTTGCCGTAAAAAAGTTCTTATATCAAGATATCTCTGGTGAATTACTTGAAGAGTTCAAAAGTGAG GTCCAAATAATGAAAAGACTGAGGCATCCAAATGTTGTTCTCTTCATGGGAGCAGTAACTCGGCCTCCAAATCTTTCAATTGTTTCTGAATTTCTTCCTAG AGGGAGTTTGTATAGATTAATTCACCGACCTAACAATCAATTAGATGAGCGAAGGCGGTTGCGGATGGCCCTTGATGCT GCCCGAGGAATGAACTATCTGCACAGCAGTACTCCAGTGATAGTGCATCGTGATTTGAAGTCCCCGAATCTTCTTGTTGACAAAAACTGGGTTGTAAAG GTATGTGATTTTGGCTTATCACGAATGAAGCATAGCACCTTCCTTTCTTCCAGATCAACTGCGGGAACA GCTGAATGGATGGCTCCAGAAGTGTTGAGAAATGAACTTTCAGATGAAAA GTGCGACGTTTTCAGCTATGGCGTCATATTGTGGGAGCTCTCTACATTGCAGCAACCCTGGGGAGGAATGAATCCAATGCAAGTTGTTGGTGCAGTGGGTTTCCAACATCGCCGTCTAGACATTCCAGATGATGTAGACCCTGCCATTGCAGATATTATCAGACAATGCTGGCAGAC AGATCCAAAGCTGAGGCCAACATTTGCTGAAATCATGGCTGCTCTGAAGCCATTGCAGAGGCCAATTACTGCTTCTCAAGTGCCTAGATCAAGTGCTCAGTCATCACGAGTTGCTGAATTTCCCGCAGGATAG